The sequence TGCCGACGCCGTGTTTCAGACCGGGATGGACGCGATCATCGCGACCAATACCACGCTCGGTCGTGAAGGCGTGGCAGGGCTCGCCCATGCCGACGAGGCGGGAGGGCTTTCGGGGGCTCCGGTGCGTGAAAAGAGTACCCACACCGTCCGGGTGCTGGCCGACACACTGGCCGGCCGTCTGCCGATCATCGCGGTCGGAGGCATTACGGAAGGGCGGCATGCGGCTGAAAAGATCGAGGCCGGCGCAAGCCTGGTGCAGCTGTACACAGGCTTTATCTACAAGGGACCGGCGCTGATCCGCGAGGCCGTGGATGCCATCGCCGCGTTGCACGCTCGCAAGGAAGTGAATCGCTGATCGGTTTGCCCGGTGGGGCTCCCTGAGGGAGCCCCGGGCTTCAAGCCCGCCGCCCGGGTGGGGCGTGCCAGTTGAAGTCGGTGTGATCGTGTCAGCCGACTGCGTGGAGTTCGTTCAATCGATGAAGGCCGGCGGCGCCGGTCAGACCGTCCCAGTTGTCGCCGCGACCCTCCCGCCAGCCGTTAATCCAGGCTTGGCGAACTTCAGGATGAGAAAAGGGACAGAGGTCGCGAGATTTACCGTGTATGCCATGCTGATAACCGCGAAGAAATGCTCGTTCCATCGGATCACGCTTGAGTCTTCTCATTGGGTATTGCCCTCAGTGGTTGACTGGTGTTCCTGTTGACTTGACCTCATGGCGAGGTCGGCAGATAGACTGCCAGCGAAGCCCGCTGCCGGCGTGGCGGGCGCCTACCGAACATCGTTGCGATGCCGGACTGACTCGAGTTCTAACCCAAATGGTTCCAATGCGGGAATGATCGTTTTGTAATAAGCAAGTCATCAAACCGTAGCAGTGCCCATAAGCCACGCGAGGCGTACGTCTCGAGGTGGCGGCCAGCGCGCTGTTGCAGCTGCCTGTCGACGAATGCCGTCGCAACCGCTCACCTATCGAAACGACCTCCGGAGTGGCCATCCAACCGGACCGTACAATTTCTGGACATGCCATGACTGATCGCCACGAACTTATCCTCACCTGCCCCAAGGGGCTGGAAGGCCTGCTGCTTGAAGAAGCCATCGGACTCGGGCTGGAGGAGGCGCGTGAGCAGACCGCCGCCATCCGAGGTTTCGCAGCCATGGAGGTCGCGTATCGATTGTGCCTGTGGTCGCGCCTGGCGAACCGGGTGCTGCTGGTGATCGATCGTTTCGCCACCGTCAACGCCGAAACGCTCTATGACGGTGTCCACCGCATCGACTGGTCGGAGCATCTGGAAGCGTCCGGCAGCCTGGCGGTCGAGTTCAGCGGCCACGGTTCGGGAATCGACAACACTCACTTCGGCGCGCTGAAGGTCAAGGATGCGATCGTCGACCGGCTGCGCACCGCTAGCGGCGAGCGACCCAGCATCGATAAGCTGAACCCGGATCTGCGCGTCCACCTGCGTCTGGATCGCGGTCAGGC is a genomic window of Stutzerimonas stutzeri containing:
- the rmf gene encoding ribosome modulation factor; the protein is MRRLKRDPMERAFLRGYQHGIHGKSRDLCPFSHPEVRQAWINGWREGRGDNWDGLTGAAGLHRLNELHAVG